From Corynebacterium sp. BD556, the proteins below share one genomic window:
- the efp gene encoding elongation factor P — MATTADFKNGLVLQVDGKLQQIVEFQHVKPGKGPAFVRTKLKDVLTGKTVDKTWNAGVKVETATVDRRDMTYLYNDGTNYVVMDDKTYEQFELSVDKFGDAARFLLENMRVQVSFHEGEALFVELPNSVDLKIDHTEPGLQGDRSTGGTKPARLETGAEIQVPLFLETGNVVKVDTRTGEYLSRVNN; from the coding sequence GTGGCAACTACCGCTGATTTCAAGAACGGCCTCGTGCTGCAGGTCGATGGCAAGCTCCAGCAGATTGTGGAGTTTCAGCACGTCAAGCCGGGCAAGGGGCCAGCGTTCGTGCGCACCAAGCTCAAGGATGTTCTCACCGGCAAAACCGTGGACAAAACCTGGAACGCTGGTGTGAAGGTGGAAACCGCCACCGTTGACCGCCGCGACATGACCTACCTCTACAACGACGGCACGAACTACGTTGTCATGGACGATAAAACCTATGAGCAGTTCGAGCTTTCGGTCGACAAGTTCGGCGACGCGGCCCGTTTCTTGCTGGAGAACATGCGCGTGCAGGTGTCCTTCCACGAAGGTGAGGCGTTGTTTGTGGAGTTGCCGAACTCCGTCGACCTGAAGATTGATCACACGGAGCCGGGGCTGCAGGGTGATCGTTCTACCGGAGGCACTAAACCCGCCAGGCTCGAAACCGGTGCCGAAATCCAGGTTCCGTTGTTTTTGGAGACGGGCAACGTGGTCAAGGTTGACACCCGCACAGGTGAGTACCTCTCTCGCGTCAACAACTAA
- a CDS encoding shikimate kinase, protein MIDPTLRDGAEGTGPDEQDQSFGAASAVVHSRPRVVLVGPPGAGKSTIGRRLASSLNLPLVDSDVLIEQDEGRTCGEIYAELGEDGFRAMEAGYVARALSTGGIVSLGGGAVLNETTRRLLQPHKVAWIDVGVDEGVRRTAGNSLRPVLAAADPYQRYSELLEQRAPLYREVADFRVRTDGRPPQSIVAEVLGLIDSQ, encoded by the coding sequence ATGATTGATCCCACCCTGCGTGACGGCGCCGAAGGAACTGGCCCGGACGAGCAGGACCAAAGTTTCGGTGCAGCGAGTGCTGTAGTCCATTCGCGTCCCCGCGTGGTGTTAGTTGGTCCCCCGGGGGCCGGCAAGTCGACGATTGGGCGTCGTTTGGCATCTTCGCTTAACCTTCCCCTGGTCGATTCCGATGTCTTGATCGAACAGGACGAAGGAAGAACATGCGGCGAGATTTACGCTGAGCTTGGCGAGGACGGCTTTCGCGCGATGGAAGCCGGTTACGTCGCCCGGGCTTTGTCCACGGGCGGGATCGTGAGCTTGGGCGGGGGAGCGGTGTTAAACGAGACGACCCGGAGATTGCTGCAGCCTCACAAGGTGGCGTGGATTGATGTAGGTGTCGACGAGGGTGTGCGCCGTACTGCCGGAAACTCCTTGCGCCCAGTGCTCGCCGCCGCCGATCCCTATCAGCGCTACAGTGAGCTGCTGGAGCAAAGGGCCCCGCTGTATCGGGAGGTTGCGGATTTTCGCGTGCGCACTGACGGGCGCCCTCCGCAAAGCATCGTCGCGGAGGTTCTCGGATTAATCGATTCCCAATAG
- a CDS encoding prepilin peptidase — MGGGGLFVLVVCAAVWSVALAYWDLRWGRLPDFLTLPAGALALGSIWLWPAAVWALVWPAFYLLGGRGIGGGDIKLALPLGAAVAVSANHFALVWVLGAIGISGLFTLLIACGAGRREVAHGPSMLLAAWLTTTGAHLWLS, encoded by the coding sequence ATGGGGGGTGGGGGATTGTTTGTACTGGTTGTTTGCGCAGCCGTGTGGAGCGTCGCGTTGGCGTACTGGGATCTGCGCTGGGGCCGCCTCCCGGATTTTCTGACGCTTCCGGCAGGGGCGCTGGCGCTAGGCAGCATCTGGTTGTGGCCCGCAGCAGTGTGGGCATTGGTGTGGCCAGCTTTCTATCTACTTGGGGGGCGCGGCATCGGCGGAGGTGACATTAAGTTGGCACTTCCGCTGGGGGCGGCGGTTGCTGTCAGCGCCAACCACTTCGCGCTTGTGTGGGTCTTGGGGGCAATTGGTATCTCAGGTCTTTTCACGCTGCTCATTGCGTGTGGCGCAGGCAGGCGCGAAGTCGCGCACGGCCCTTCGATGCTGCTGGCTGCCTGGTTGACAACTACAGGCGCGCATTTATGGCTGTCCTAA
- the ruvX gene encoding Holliday junction resolvase RuvX, whose product MKVQPDRPGVDDPGAGRRLGVDVGTVRIGVASSDRGALLATPVETITRVTGFKDRDGADIDRLVELVDQYEAVEVVVGLPRDLKGNGSASVKHAKEIGFRISRRRDVAVRFADERLSTVAATHALRSSGVSEKAGRQVIDQAAAVEILQSWLDGRANYLKENEPQ is encoded by the coding sequence ATGAAGGTGCAGCCCGACCGCCCAGGAGTCGACGACCCCGGCGCAGGACGGCGCCTCGGTGTGGACGTCGGGACGGTGCGCATCGGTGTCGCCAGCTCAGATCGAGGCGCGCTTTTGGCGACACCGGTGGAGACAATCACGCGCGTGACGGGTTTTAAGGACCGCGACGGCGCTGACATCGACCGGCTCGTGGAGCTTGTTGATCAGTACGAGGCCGTCGAGGTCGTGGTGGGTTTGCCGCGCGACCTTAAAGGCAACGGCTCTGCCAGCGTCAAGCACGCCAAGGAGATCGGCTTTCGCATTAGCCGCCGCCGCGACGTTGCGGTGCGTTTTGCGGACGAACGCTTGTCGACGGTCGCCGCCACCCACGCCCTTCGATCCTCGGGGGTCAGCGAAAAGGCTGGCCGCCAGGTTATCGACCAGGCCGCGGCGGTGGAGATACTCCAGTCGTGGCTCGACGGCCGTGCCAACTATCTCAAGGAGAATGAACCACAGTGA
- the aroB gene encoding 3-dehydroquinate synthase — MAVVRVEGPSPYSVLIGRNLHETIAKRVREIGARNVAIVHQGPLGQVAQDVAAAVGEVAHVVLLPIPDAEAGKTSEVLGGLWDALGEAGFGRQDAVIGLGGGAVTDVAGFAAATWMRGISVIQVPTTLLAMVDAAVGGKTGINTVYGKNLVGAFHEPDSVFIDLERLDTLDSGELIAGSAELIKTGFIADPRILELFREGADEHWEELIRRSVQVKASVVSQDLKESGLREILNYGHTFGHAIERRENYTWRHGDAVAVGMMFVAHLAHGRGLIDDSLLALHHEILSLVGLPTSYQAGVFDELYEAMTMDKKNRDGEIRFVVLDSLGHCTRLEDASVAELRAAYEVISGGVI; from the coding sequence ATGGCTGTCGTGCGTGTTGAGGGGCCTTCGCCCTACTCCGTCCTTATCGGCCGCAACCTTCATGAAACAATTGCAAAGCGTGTGCGTGAGATCGGGGCGCGCAATGTGGCGATCGTCCACCAAGGTCCTTTGGGGCAGGTGGCGCAGGATGTAGCGGCCGCTGTGGGCGAGGTGGCGCACGTAGTGCTTTTGCCGATTCCCGACGCGGAAGCCGGCAAAACTAGCGAGGTTTTGGGTGGTTTGTGGGATGCGCTCGGAGAGGCCGGTTTCGGCCGTCAAGATGCGGTGATCGGGCTCGGTGGGGGAGCCGTGACGGATGTGGCTGGTTTCGCTGCGGCGACGTGGATGCGAGGCATCAGTGTCATTCAGGTGCCCACGACGCTTCTGGCGATGGTAGATGCCGCAGTCGGCGGTAAAACTGGCATTAACACGGTTTACGGCAAGAACTTGGTGGGTGCTTTCCATGAGCCGGATTCGGTGTTTATTGATCTTGAGCGTTTGGACACCCTCGATTCCGGGGAGCTTATTGCCGGGTCGGCGGAGTTGATTAAGACGGGTTTTATCGCAGATCCGCGCATTTTAGAGCTGTTTCGAGAAGGTGCCGACGAGCACTGGGAGGAGTTGATCCGGCGTTCGGTTCAGGTGAAGGCAAGTGTGGTGAGCCAGGACTTAAAAGAGTCCGGCCTGCGTGAGATTCTCAACTACGGTCACACCTTCGGTCATGCGATTGAACGTCGCGAGAATTACACGTGGCGCCACGGGGATGCGGTGGCGGTCGGCATGATGTTTGTTGCGCACCTTGCGCATGGCCGCGGGCTTATCGACGACTCCCTGCTGGCCCTTCATCACGAGATTCTGAGCCTGGTGGGTCTTCCCACCTCGTACCAGGCTGGCGTGTTTGATGAGCTTTACGAGGCGATGACGATGGATAAGAAAAACCGCGATGGCGAGATTCGCTTTGTGGTGCTGGATAGTTTGGGGCACTGTACCCGCCTTGAGGATGCGAGCGTCGCGGAGCTTCGCGCGGCTTATGAAGTTATCTCCGGGGGTGTCATCTAA
- the mltG gene encoding endolytic transglycosylase MltG, whose translation MTSPHPSHRKTRGTAVLVVSILLIIGFVAWIAISRLPGNSDYSGTGNGEIQVVEVAEGSNVSMLGPKLEELGVVKSSGAFQSAAFANSDSDNIQPGFYRLQKQMSASEAVKALLDPANRIAPLQVYGGATLQDVVVVGGQTRLGILSMIQQVSCGDDPGADCLTAEELHNVAANADPVQLGVPEWAIEAVNMHAGDPKRLEGLIAPGEYAVNPNASAEEVLSDLITRSAKQYEATDIVGRASAVGLSPYELLISASLVEREAPAGEFDKVARVILNRLKEPMRLEFDSTVNYGLPSVEVATTDEDRQRPTPWNTYAKDGLPETPIASPSMEAIGAMENPAEGEWLFFVTIDSDGTTVFNNTFEEHLDDVRQAIESGVLDSKREEPTDGQ comes from the coding sequence GTGACCTCCCCACACCCCAGCCACCGCAAAACGCGCGGAACAGCGGTACTCGTTGTCTCCATTTTGCTGATCATTGGCTTTGTCGCCTGGATCGCCATCTCCCGTTTGCCGGGAAACAGCGACTATTCCGGGACCGGCAACGGCGAAATCCAGGTGGTGGAGGTTGCCGAGGGATCCAATGTCTCCATGTTGGGCCCGAAGTTGGAAGAACTAGGCGTGGTCAAATCCAGCGGCGCGTTTCAGTCTGCGGCTTTTGCCAACAGTGATTCCGACAATATCCAGCCGGGCTTTTATCGCCTGCAAAAGCAGATGAGCGCAAGTGAAGCGGTCAAGGCGCTTTTGGATCCCGCCAACCGGATTGCCCCCTTGCAGGTGTATGGGGGTGCGACACTGCAGGACGTGGTGGTCGTCGGCGGGCAGACCCGCCTGGGCATTTTGTCTATGATCCAGCAGGTTTCCTGCGGCGACGACCCGGGCGCGGATTGCCTCACAGCAGAGGAGTTGCACAACGTCGCCGCTAATGCTGACCCCGTACAGCTCGGGGTTCCCGAGTGGGCGATTGAGGCTGTCAACATGCACGCCGGTGATCCGAAGCGTCTCGAGGGGCTCATCGCCCCGGGGGAATACGCCGTCAATCCGAACGCCAGTGCCGAGGAGGTGCTTTCGGATCTGATCACCCGCTCGGCGAAGCAGTACGAAGCCACCGATATTGTCGGCCGCGCCAGTGCTGTCGGACTTTCCCCCTATGAGTTGCTCATCAGCGCCTCCCTCGTTGAGCGTGAGGCTCCGGCCGGGGAATTCGACAAGGTTGCACGGGTAATTCTCAATCGTCTCAAAGAGCCGATGCGTCTCGAGTTCGACTCCACAGTCAATTACGGGCTTCCTTCCGTTGAGGTTGCCACTACCGACGAGGACCGCCAGCGCCCGACCCCATGGAACACCTACGCGAAAGATGGCCTGCCGGAAACCCCAATTGCTTCGCCGTCGATGGAGGCCATCGGGGCCATGGAAAACCCGGCCGAAGGAGAATGGCTATTCTTCGTCACCATCGACAGTGACGGCACCACGGTGTTTAACAACACCTTTGAGGAACACTTGGACGACGTTCGTCAGGCCATCGAATCCGGGGTTCTTGATTCCAAGCGGGAGGAGCCGACTGATGGACAGTAG
- a CDS encoding aminopeptidase P family protein: MPMADTRFDDRRRRLASELAGRRIDDMLVTNLTHVRYLSGFSGSNGSLLVSKDRTASIATDGRYISQIAREVPDIAAIIERNTPPALLRGVAEGRRVGYEADYVSVAMLESLEKNLPEGVSLVPVTGVIEDLRLVKDSLELTKLTEVAALGVQALDELIQAGELRAGRTEREVAADLEFRMRRLGSEHVSFDTIVASGPNAALPHYAAGDRTITEGDLVTIDFGAHRHGYNSDMTRTFAIGQLDPQLKEIYEVVLAAQLAGVKAATPGTELVDVDKACREIIEDAGYGDFFVHSTGHGIGLEVHERPSAAQNAQGSLAENMTVTVEPGIYLPDKGGVRIEDTLIITSGAPRIITNWAKELIYL; the protein is encoded by the coding sequence ATGCCAATGGCTGATACCCGTTTCGACGATCGCCGTCGCAGGCTTGCCAGTGAGCTTGCGGGGCGGCGCATCGACGACATGCTCGTCACCAACTTGACCCACGTGCGCTACTTATCCGGCTTTTCCGGCTCTAACGGCTCACTGTTGGTGTCGAAAGACCGGACGGCATCAATTGCCACCGATGGTCGATACATTTCTCAGATTGCCCGTGAGGTGCCGGATATCGCTGCGATCATTGAGCGCAACACACCTCCCGCACTGTTGCGTGGTGTGGCCGAAGGCCGCCGCGTTGGCTACGAGGCGGATTACGTGTCGGTAGCGATGTTGGAAAGCCTGGAGAAGAATCTGCCAGAAGGAGTCAGTCTCGTTCCGGTCACCGGTGTCATCGAAGATCTTCGTCTGGTGAAGGACTCACTTGAGCTGACAAAACTCACCGAGGTTGCTGCGTTGGGCGTCCAAGCGCTCGATGAGCTGATTCAGGCCGGTGAACTACGCGCCGGCCGCACGGAGCGCGAGGTTGCGGCTGATCTTGAATTCCGCATGCGGCGGCTCGGGTCGGAGCATGTCAGTTTCGACACCATCGTGGCCTCCGGCCCGAATGCTGCGTTACCGCACTACGCCGCGGGCGACCGCACGATCACCGAGGGTGATTTGGTCACTATTGATTTCGGTGCGCATCGCCACGGCTACAACTCGGATATGACCCGAACCTTCGCCATCGGGCAGCTTGACCCGCAACTTAAAGAGATCTACGAGGTCGTGCTGGCCGCTCAGCTTGCAGGAGTAAAGGCGGCGACTCCCGGAACGGAACTCGTGGACGTCGATAAGGCGTGCCGCGAAATCATCGAGGACGCAGGCTACGGTGATTTCTTCGTTCACTCCACGGGTCACGGCATTGGACTTGAGGTTCACGAGCGTCCCTCAGCAGCCCAAAACGCCCAGGGTAGCTTGGCAGAAAACATGACCGTGACTGTTGAGCCGGGCATTTACCTGCCAGATAAGGGGGGCGTGCGGATTGAGGACACTTTGATCATCACTTCGGGTGCACCACGAATCATTACGAACTGGGCGAAGGAACTTATCTACCTGTGA
- a CDS encoding shikimate dehydrogenase translates to MDSSCKAAVLGSPIAHSLSPVLHRAGYEAAGLEGWEYERIECTAEDLPRIVGQSDPSYRGFSVTMPAKFAAVEFADVVTERARAIGSANTLVRTDEGWRADNTDTEGIAGALDELLGATVPSCVLVIGAGGTARPTLWTLAQRGVERIVVLNRSDRRSEVQHLVGESELRFVGFEEDIAHLAMNAEAIVSTVPADALEGKVDAVAHAPVLDVIYNPWPTPLAAGVAANGHKVVGGLSMLAAQSYSQFEQFTGVAAPREEMRTALAAHVESLRR, encoded by the coding sequence ATGGACAGTAGCTGCAAAGCTGCAGTCCTTGGCTCACCGATCGCACATTCGCTCTCTCCGGTCCTACACCGAGCCGGTTATGAGGCTGCGGGCTTGGAAGGCTGGGAATACGAACGCATTGAATGTACGGCGGAGGACCTACCGCGCATCGTTGGCCAGTCGGACCCGAGCTATCGGGGTTTTTCGGTAACTATGCCTGCAAAGTTCGCTGCCGTGGAGTTCGCGGACGTGGTTACTGAGCGTGCCCGCGCGATTGGATCCGCGAACACTTTGGTCAGGACGGACGAAGGGTGGCGGGCGGATAACACGGACACTGAAGGTATTGCTGGGGCGCTTGACGAGCTGTTGGGTGCGACCGTGCCGTCGTGCGTGTTGGTGATTGGGGCGGGTGGAACTGCCCGGCCGACGCTGTGGACGCTTGCGCAGCGTGGAGTGGAGCGGATAGTGGTGCTCAATCGTTCGGATCGGCGCAGCGAAGTCCAGCACCTTGTTGGGGAGTCGGAGCTTCGTTTCGTCGGCTTCGAAGAAGATATTGCGCACCTGGCCATGAACGCTGAGGCGATTGTGTCCACTGTTCCCGCGGACGCGCTGGAAGGGAAGGTGGACGCTGTCGCCCACGCGCCTGTCCTAGACGTCATTTACAACCCGTGGCCAACTCCATTGGCGGCAGGGGTCGCAGCGAATGGCCACAAAGTCGTCGGGGGGTTATCCATGTTAGCGGCCCAGTCCTACTCTCAGTTTGAACAATTCACTGGAGTGGCAGCGCCGCGCGAGGAAATGCGGACGGCCCTGGCCGCTCATGTCGAGTCCCTGCGGCGGTGA
- the aroC gene encoding chorismate synthase, with protein MSAMLRWTTAGESHGQALVALVENMPAGVPVQAEEISRQLARRRLGYGRGARMKFEQDQLTLLTGIVHGETIGSPIAIQIGNTEWPKWTTVMSPEPVNLDDPEVAKAMSSGRGATLTRPRPGHADFAGMVKYGFEDARKVLERSSARETAARVAAATVARSFLREALGVEVFSHVISIGESAPYEGASPSFEDIDAIDASPVRAFDKASENDMVGRIEAAKKDGDTLGGIVEVIVDGLPIGLGSHISGEHRLDAQLAAALMGIQSVKGVEVGDGFEEARRRGSQAHDEIVRDDMGVHRLSNRAGGLEGGMTNGEQLRVRAAMKPISTVPRALRTVDMASGAAATGIHQRSDVCAVPAGGVVAEAMVALVLARAVTEKFGGDSLAEVKRNIDSYNGYVSQRLSFGGKND; from the coding sequence ATGAGCGCCATGCTTCGTTGGACAACAGCCGGTGAATCGCACGGTCAAGCGTTAGTAGCCCTCGTTGAGAACATGCCTGCCGGAGTTCCGGTGCAGGCGGAGGAAATCTCCCGACAGTTGGCCCGCCGCCGACTTGGCTACGGTCGCGGTGCCCGCATGAAGTTCGAGCAGGACCAGCTCACTTTGCTTACCGGCATCGTCCACGGGGAGACAATCGGCAGCCCTATCGCTATCCAAATCGGCAATACCGAATGGCCGAAATGGACCACGGTGATGTCTCCGGAGCCTGTGAACTTGGATGATCCAGAGGTGGCCAAAGCGATGTCTTCGGGCAGAGGTGCCACGCTAACCAGACCGCGTCCGGGCCACGCGGATTTCGCCGGAATGGTCAAGTACGGTTTCGAGGACGCCCGTAAGGTGTTGGAGCGCTCTTCGGCGCGAGAGACCGCGGCGCGTGTGGCTGCCGCCACGGTGGCGCGCAGCTTTTTGCGTGAAGCCCTTGGTGTGGAGGTTTTCTCGCACGTGATTTCCATTGGCGAGTCGGCGCCGTACGAAGGTGCCTCCCCGTCGTTTGAAGATATAGATGCTATCGACGCCTCCCCAGTGCGCGCTTTCGATAAAGCGAGCGAAAACGACATGGTCGGCCGCATTGAGGCGGCGAAGAAGGACGGCGACACGCTTGGTGGCATCGTCGAGGTAATCGTAGATGGTTTGCCCATCGGCTTGGGTTCTCACATTTCGGGGGAGCACCGCCTTGATGCGCAACTGGCTGCGGCTTTGATGGGGATTCAATCTGTTAAAGGTGTCGAAGTCGGTGACGGTTTTGAGGAGGCGCGTCGACGCGGTTCTCAGGCCCATGATGAAATCGTGCGCGATGACATGGGGGTTCACCGTTTGAGCAATCGCGCTGGTGGGCTTGAGGGCGGCATGACCAACGGTGAGCAATTGCGGGTGCGTGCTGCGATGAAGCCGATTTCGACCGTGCCGCGGGCGCTGCGAACGGTGGATATGGCCAGCGGTGCCGCTGCCACGGGCATCCACCAGCGCTCAGATGTGTGCGCTGTTCCGGCGGGGGGTGTAGTTGCAGAAGCGATGGTTGCGCTCGTGTTGGCCCGTGCTGTGACGGAGAAATTCGGCGGCGACAGTTTGGCCGAGGTCAAACGCAATATTGATTCGTATAATGGGTATGTCTCTCAGCGGTTGTCTTTCGGAGGGAAGAATGATTGA
- the aroQ gene encoding type II 3-dehydroquinate dehydratase: protein MKVLVLNGPNLNRLGKREPAVYGSETLADVEKRCADRGAHHGFEVECRQSNSEGELIGWVHEAADMGWPIVINPAGLTHTSVALRDALAEVASGAGFVEVHISNVHAREPFRHHSYLSPIAAGVIAGLGTFGYEAALDYLIRRNHANG, encoded by the coding sequence ATGAAGGTATTAGTGCTCAACGGGCCGAATCTGAACAGGTTGGGAAAGCGTGAGCCTGCTGTGTACGGCTCGGAGACGCTAGCTGACGTCGAAAAGCGCTGTGCAGATCGCGGCGCGCACCACGGGTTCGAAGTAGAGTGCCGCCAGTCAAATAGTGAAGGTGAACTCATCGGATGGGTCCATGAAGCTGCGGACATGGGGTGGCCTATCGTCATTAACCCTGCTGGCCTGACGCACACTTCAGTGGCGCTTCGTGACGCGCTCGCAGAAGTTGCAAGTGGTGCCGGATTTGTCGAAGTCCACATTTCAAACGTCCACGCCCGTGAACCTTTCCGCCATCATTCCTATCTTTCGCCGATTGCGGCAGGAGTAATTGCTGGCCTCGGAACCTTCGGTTACGAAGCCGCACTTGACTATTTAATAAGGAGAAACCATGCCAATGGCTGA
- the nusB gene encoding transcription antitermination factor NusB encodes MPDKKRQHGARYRARRRAVDILFEAETRDIDPVEILEDRAELSQDPRNAVAPVADYTLEIIRGTAEKLDDIDDNIERFLAQDWQLERLPAVDRQILRVAAWEIMFNDDVGAAIIIANALEMAGEYSGHTAPPYIHAVLDDIIQAHADNAPALTVELAAEPTAAQDAPPAQEDEVFYPAGSAGPFGAKQLED; translated from the coding sequence ATGCCTGACAAGAAACGACAGCACGGTGCCCGCTACCGCGCCCGCCGGCGCGCGGTGGACATCCTGTTTGAAGCTGAGACACGAGACATCGACCCGGTAGAAATCCTCGAGGACCGCGCGGAGCTGTCCCAGGACCCGCGCAATGCGGTCGCTCCGGTGGCGGACTACACCCTTGAGATCATTCGGGGCACGGCGGAAAAACTCGATGACATTGATGACAATATCGAGCGCTTCCTTGCGCAAGATTGGCAGTTGGAACGCCTGCCCGCCGTCGATCGCCAGATCCTGCGTGTCGCCGCGTGGGAGATCATGTTCAACGATGATGTGGGTGCGGCTATCATCATTGCGAATGCTTTGGAGATGGCCGGGGAGTACTCGGGGCATACGGCCCCGCCGTATATCCATGCGGTGCTCGACGACATTATCCAGGCGCACGCTGACAACGCTCCGGCGCTGACTGTAGAACTGGCCGCGGAGCCTACCGCCGCGCAGGACGCGCCGCCTGCCCAGGAGGACGAGGTTTTCTACCCCGCTGGCAGCGCTGGGCCTTTTGGTGCGAAGCAATTAGAGGACTAA
- a CDS encoding PPK2 family polyphosphate kinase encodes MSKISFLEAEQFRVGPHFRIGDVDPAATPGVKSGRSASLLDNAFTHYDNDIRDLQEMLFANGRSNEQFSGSILLILQGMDTSGKGGIIAHSISSVMDAQGVHIAAFGRPTEEEAKHDFLWRFNKHLPQPGQVAVFDRSYYEDVLVQRVKQMAAPEEIERRYGAIVDFEKELTEKGTRVVKVMPHISREFQAMNLRERIENPKKFWKYDPRDIDDRKLWEEYMRAYEIAFERTSTDAAPWYCIPSDNKKYCRTVVKTLIYAALRSLDLRWPERHFDPDVELERLAQS; translated from the coding sequence GTGTCCAAAATTTCCTTCCTGGAAGCCGAACAGTTTAGGGTGGGTCCCCATTTCCGCATCGGAGATGTTGATCCCGCCGCCACCCCGGGTGTCAAAAGTGGGCGCAGTGCTTCGCTGCTCGACAATGCGTTTACGCACTACGACAACGACATCCGGGACCTACAAGAGATGCTTTTTGCCAACGGGCGCAGCAATGAGCAATTCTCGGGTTCGATTCTTCTCATCCTCCAAGGCATGGACACCTCAGGCAAGGGCGGTATCATCGCTCATTCGATCAGCTCTGTGATGGACGCTCAAGGAGTGCATATCGCGGCGTTCGGGCGGCCGACGGAAGAAGAAGCCAAACACGACTTTTTGTGGCGCTTCAACAAACATTTACCGCAGCCCGGTCAGGTCGCGGTTTTTGACCGCTCCTACTACGAGGACGTGTTGGTGCAGCGTGTCAAGCAGATGGCCGCACCGGAGGAGATTGAGCGCCGCTACGGCGCCATCGTCGACTTTGAGAAGGAATTGACGGAGAAAGGCACGCGCGTTGTCAAAGTGATGCCGCATATTTCCCGGGAGTTCCAGGCGATGAATCTGCGCGAGCGCATCGAAAACCCGAAGAAGTTCTGGAAATACGATCCGCGCGACATTGATGATCGGAAACTATGGGAGGAGTACATGCGGGCCTACGAGATCGCTTTTGAGCGCACGTCGACAGATGCCGCACCTTGGTACTGCATTCCCTCCGACAACAAGAAGTATTGCCGCACGGTGGTCAAGACCCTCATCTATGCCGCCTTGAGGTCACTCGACCTGCGGTGGCCCGAGCGCCACTTCGATCCGGACGTTGAGCTTGAGCGTTTAGCGCAATCCTAG